In Rubrobacter naiadicus, one DNA window encodes the following:
- a CDS encoding EAL domain-containing protein has protein sequence MIENVLFSLIRLQYSPFELVLVLSSCVSAAAALYVLPRRRVPGVMALALMMIAAAWWGVGYALEIASYSLGAKIFWAKLQYAAICAIPLALFAFATLYTGRARRLPPLVWPLLAIPSLVTFGLVLTNEQHHLIWRSLRIGSLGGVRMLVVEHGDAFWVYWVYSYVLILLGFASFFPLMRSGLYRKQSVTLLLGFLCPWIGNLLYVSGSGLPRHFDTTPVAFSIGGMFLAWAVSRFRFLDVIPIAREMILEHMGEVVIVLDPMGRIVDTNPAARRLPALSGENHLGRDLPEVMPAWAGIRPGESREVEVRDRYYAVSRWPLPARGEESSGCLLVARDITENRLAEKRLAESEERYRRLVELCPDAVVVHSEGKVEYVNAAGLRLMRASKPEQIVGHAVLEFVHPDYREVAAERIAQGYRNRYRSELYTYRLVRLDGKTLEVEAAAMSISYRGKAAMQLVLRDVTERKALEERLAHQAYHDTLTSLPNRALFLERLEKALSRSKKRGERLGILFLDLDGFKLINDSLGHETGDNLLVAAAARLASCVRPSDTVARLGGDEFAVLLESVEDEEQAVQVAERITRGLREPFTIAGREVFVGSSIGIALSSSRSDAPSDLLREADTAMYHAKDKGQDYTIFDPEMNRQALEFLQLCEEIKHAIERDELRLLYQPLIDLRTGRIRGIEALLRWDHPKRGTLLPEEFLPAAEETGMILEIDRRVLEEACAQAGEWQKAQAGNFLPSVYVNVSSMQLRVGSFAGYLEDLLERHELAAGGLVLEITEKVLVEDSSEVVDLLGRIKSLGVGLALDDFGTGYSSLSYLRRFPIDTVKVDRVFVEGLEWNPEDAILVSGIVGLARALGKQLVAEGIETPRQLGQLRQMGCELGQGNHISEPLSAEAASALLMHGLVSPTSDPAQD, from the coding sequence ATGATCGAAAACGTGCTTTTCTCTTTGATCAGGCTGCAGTATTCCCCGTTCGAGTTGGTCCTCGTCCTCTCCTCGTGCGTCTCCGCCGCGGCGGCGCTCTACGTGCTGCCACGCCGCCGGGTACCGGGGGTGATGGCGCTCGCCCTCATGATGATCGCCGCGGCCTGGTGGGGCGTGGGGTACGCGCTCGAGATAGCCTCCTACTCGCTCGGGGCCAAGATCTTCTGGGCCAAGCTTCAGTACGCGGCGATCTGCGCCATCCCGCTCGCGCTGTTCGCGTTCGCCACCCTGTACACCGGGCGGGCACGCAGGCTCCCCCCGCTCGTGTGGCCTCTGCTCGCCATCCCCTCGCTGGTGACCTTCGGCCTCGTCCTGACCAACGAGCAGCACCACCTGATCTGGCGCAGCCTCCGCATCGGCAGCCTCGGTGGGGTGAGGATGCTCGTCGTCGAGCACGGGGACGCCTTCTGGGTCTACTGGGTCTACTCCTACGTCCTGATCCTGCTCGGTTTCGCCTCGTTCTTCCCCCTCATGCGGAGCGGTCTCTACAGAAAGCAGAGCGTGACCCTTCTGCTCGGTTTCCTGTGCCCGTGGATAGGCAACCTGCTCTACGTCTCCGGTTCCGGGCTCCCGCGCCACTTCGACACCACGCCGGTCGCGTTCTCCATCGGCGGGATGTTCCTGGCGTGGGCCGTCTCGCGCTTCCGCTTCCTCGACGTGATCCCGATAGCCCGGGAGATGATCCTGGAGCACATGGGCGAAGTGGTGATAGTCCTCGACCCGATGGGGCGCATCGTCGACACCAACCCCGCGGCCCGGCGACTTCCGGCCCTCTCCGGGGAGAACCATCTCGGCAGGGATCTCCCGGAGGTCATGCCCGCGTGGGCGGGCATACGACCGGGGGAGAGCCGGGAGGTGGAAGTGCGGGACCGGTATTACGCGGTCTCCCGCTGGCCGCTGCCGGCGCGGGGAGAGGAGAGTTCGGGATGCCTGCTCGTCGCCCGGGACATAACCGAAAACCGTCTCGCCGAGAAGAGGCTCGCCGAGAGCGAGGAGCGCTACCGGAGACTCGTCGAGCTCTGCCCCGATGCGGTCGTGGTGCACAGCGAAGGCAAGGTGGAGTACGTCAACGCTGCGGGGCTCCGGCTGATGCGCGCCTCGAAGCCGGAGCAGATCGTGGGCCACGCGGTTCTGGAGTTCGTACACCCGGACTACAGGGAGGTCGCCGCGGAGCGCATAGCCCAGGGATACCGCAACAGGTACCGCAGCGAGCTCTACACGTACCGGCTGGTACGGCTCGACGGCAAGACGCTGGAGGTCGAAGCGGCCGCGATGAGCATCTCCTACAGAGGGAAGGCTGCGATGCAGCTGGTGCTGCGCGACGTCACCGAGCGGAAGGCGCTGGAGGAGCGTCTGGCACACCAGGCCTACCACGACACCCTCACGTCCCTGCCCAACCGGGCACTCTTCCTGGAACGTCTGGAGAAAGCCCTCTCACGTTCGAAGAAGAGGGGAGAACGCCTCGGCATCCTCTTCCTCGACCTCGACGGCTTCAAGCTGATAAACGACTCCCTCGGCCACGAAACGGGAGACAACCTGCTCGTCGCCGCCGCGGCACGCCTCGCGTCCTGCGTCCGCCCGTCGGATACCGTGGCCCGTCTCGGTGGGGACGAGTTCGCGGTGCTCCTGGAGAGCGTAGAGGACGAGGAGCAGGCGGTGCAGGTCGCCGAGAGGATCACCCGGGGATTGCGCGAGCCGTTCACCATCGCCGGGCGCGAGGTCTTCGTCGGGAGCAGCATCGGCATCGCCCTGAGCTCCTCCCGATCCGATGCACCCTCCGACCTGCTGCGGGAGGCGGACACGGCGATGTATCACGCGAAAGACAAGGGGCAAGACTACACGATCTTCGACCCGGAGATGAACCGTCAGGCCCTCGAGTTCCTGCAGCTGTGCGAGGAGATCAAACACGCCATCGAGCGGGACGAGCTACGGTTGCTCTACCAGCCGCTGATCGACCTGAGGACCGGCCGGATCCGGGGTATCGAGGCGTTGTTGCGCTGGGACCATCCTAAGCGTGGCACCCTGCTGCCCGAGGAGTTCCTCCCGGCGGCCGAGGAGACGGGGATGATCCTGGAGATCGACCGTCGGGTGCTCGAAGAGGCCTGCGCGCAGGCCGGGGAGTGGCAGAAGGCGCAGGCCGGAAATTTCCTCCCGAGCGTCTACGTGAACGTCTCGAGCATGCAGCTCAGGGTGGGCAGCTTCGCCGGGTACCTGGAAGACCTGCTGGAGCGCCACGAGCTGGCGGCGGGCGGGCTGGTGCTGGAGATCACGGAGAAGGTGCTGGTCGAAGACTCATCCGAGGTAGTCGACCTGCTCGGGAGGATCAAATCCCTGGGCGTGGGGCTGGCGCTGGACGACTTCGGCACGGGATACTCCTCGCTCTCCTACCTGCGACGCTTCCCCATAGACACGGTCAAGGTGGACCGGGTGTTCGTCGAGGGGCTGGAGTGGAACCCGGAGGATGCGATCCTGGTCTCCGGGATCGTCGGGCTGGCCCGGGCCCTCGGCAAGCAGCTCGTCGCCGAGGGCATAGAGACCCCCCGCCAGCTCGGGCAGTTGCGCCAGATGGGATGCGAGCTGGGGCAGGGGAACCACATCTCCGAGCCACTCTCGGCGGAGGCCGCCTCGGCCCTCCTCATGCACGGACTGGTGAGCCCTACCTCCGACCCGGCGCAGGACTAG
- a CDS encoding PaaI family thioesterase — translation MEEVGHALNGEQLSQLARYFEEAVTFSKHMGCKVESVEPGRSVIYLDVKDIHLNGNGTLHGGVYSALMDNAMGLAVSALAGFRTATIALNVSFLGAVREGRITCRCEVVHRSRRLATAEAKVYDGGGELVALGTGTFRIFEKRGNPIV, via the coding sequence ATGGAAGAAGTCGGACACGCTCTGAACGGTGAGCAGCTCTCGCAGCTCGCCCGCTACTTCGAAGAAGCCGTCACCTTCTCGAAGCACATGGGGTGCAAGGTGGAATCGGTGGAACCGGGACGCTCGGTGATATACCTCGACGTGAAAGACATCCACCTCAACGGCAACGGTACGCTGCACGGCGGGGTCTACTCCGCGCTCATGGACAACGCGATGGGGCTCGCGGTCTCGGCGCTGGCCGGTTTCAGGACCGCGACGATCGCGCTCAACGTCAGCTTCCTCGGCGCGGTGCGCGAGGGGCGCATAACCTGCCGCTGCGAGGTGGTGCACCGTTCGCGCCGGCTGGCGACCGCCGAGGCGAAGGTCTACGACGGGGGTGGGGAGCTGGTCGCCCTGGGCACCGGTACGTTCCGGATCTTCGAGAAGCGCGGCAACCCCATCGTCTAG
- a CDS encoding SDR family oxidoreductase, protein MGALDLFRLDGKTALVTGGGRGLGRQMAEALSEAGANVVICSRRMEQLEEARRGMEKAGGRVLALACDVTEPEDVERVVSAAFEEFGGVDVLVNNSGATWGAPAVEMPLEKFDHVLRVNVRGTFLMSQAVGRRMIERGSGGVIVNVSSVAGLVGGNPEYMQTVGYSSSKGAVISMTRDLATAWARHGIRVNAVAPGWFPTKMSRGLMEMFGERMLADIPMGRFGEPDDIKGVVVFLASPASSYMTGQTVVVDGGATAW, encoded by the coding sequence GTGGGTGCTCTGGATCTCTTCCGTCTGGATGGGAAGACGGCCCTCGTCACCGGAGGGGGACGGGGGCTCGGACGCCAGATGGCCGAAGCCCTCTCCGAGGCGGGAGCGAACGTCGTGATCTGCTCGCGCAGGATGGAGCAGCTCGAGGAGGCCCGGCGGGGGATGGAGAAGGCCGGGGGCAGGGTGCTCGCCCTCGCCTGCGACGTCACCGAGCCGGAGGACGTGGAGAGGGTGGTCTCGGCGGCCTTCGAGGAGTTCGGCGGCGTGGACGTCCTGGTCAACAACTCCGGGGCGACCTGGGGGGCGCCGGCGGTCGAGATGCCGCTGGAGAAGTTCGACCACGTCCTGCGGGTCAACGTGCGGGGGACGTTCCTGATGTCTCAGGCGGTCGGGCGGCGCATGATCGAACGCGGGAGCGGGGGCGTGATCGTCAACGTCTCCTCGGTGGCCGGGCTCGTCGGCGGCAACCCCGAGTACATGCAGACCGTCGGCTACAGCTCCTCCAAGGGCGCGGTCATCTCGATGACCCGCGATCTCGCGACCGCCTGGGCGCGCCACGGCATCCGGGTCAACGCCGTAGCCCCCGGCTGGTTCCCGACGAAGATGTCCCGCGGGCTGATGGAGATGTTCGGAGAACGGATGCTCGCCGACATCCCGATGGGGCGCTTCGGAGAGCCGGACGACATAAAGGGCGTGGTGGTTTTTCTGGCCTCCCCGGCCTCCTCGTACATGACCGGCCAGACGGTCGTCGTGGACGGCGGGGCCACGGCCTGGTAG
- the trmFO gene encoding methylenetetrahydrofolate--tRNA-(uracil(54)-C(5))-methyltransferase (FADH(2)-oxidizing) TrmFO, whose translation MPDVTVIGGGLAGSEAAWQAAEAGCRVELWEMRPVKQTPAHHTGFFAELVCSNSMGNLSLGTASGLLKEELRRLGSVVLRCADANSVPAGGALGLARESFSRAVTEAVEGHPNIEVVREEATDIPDGPAVIATGPLTSDALAEKITALSGERLYFYDAASPILFRDSLDDEKIYLASRYGKGEAAYLNCPMDEEEYYAFVEALTTAELAPIKDFEENMYFEGCLPVEVIASRGPDTLRFGPMKPVGLPDPRTGEEPFAVVQLRQDDAEGHLFNMVGFQTRLKWGEQKRVFRMIPGLENAEFARMGVMHRNTYIKANHTLEATMRLRTGEPLFFAGQLTGVEGYVESTAMGYIAGTNAARLARGEEPIELPRQTMIGALAHYITTKDGTLQPINSNWGLVPPAPKKENGRRLGKQERRERQAQMALAALDEFLGVRAAG comes from the coding sequence GTGCCCGATGTGACGGTCATAGGCGGAGGGCTCGCCGGGAGCGAGGCGGCCTGGCAGGCGGCCGAGGCCGGCTGCCGGGTGGAGCTCTGGGAGATGCGCCCCGTGAAGCAGACCCCGGCCCACCACACCGGCTTCTTCGCCGAGCTGGTCTGTTCCAACTCGATGGGTAACCTCTCTTTGGGCACGGCCTCCGGCCTCCTGAAGGAGGAACTCCGCAGGCTCGGATCTGTGGTGCTGCGCTGCGCCGACGCCAACAGCGTCCCCGCGGGGGGAGCTCTGGGGCTCGCCCGGGAGAGCTTCTCCCGGGCCGTCACCGAGGCCGTCGAGGGGCACCCGAACATAGAGGTGGTGCGCGAGGAGGCCACCGACATACCCGATGGACCCGCCGTGATCGCGACCGGACCCCTCACCTCCGACGCGCTGGCCGAGAAGATCACCGCGCTCTCCGGCGAGAGGCTCTACTTCTACGACGCGGCGAGCCCGATCCTCTTCCGCGACTCTCTGGACGACGAGAAGATCTACCTGGCCTCCCGCTACGGCAAGGGTGAGGCGGCCTACCTCAACTGCCCGATGGACGAGGAGGAGTACTACGCCTTCGTCGAAGCCCTGACCACCGCCGAGCTCGCCCCGATAAAGGACTTCGAGGAGAACATGTACTTCGAGGGGTGCCTGCCGGTGGAGGTGATCGCCTCCCGCGGCCCGGACACGCTGCGCTTCGGCCCGATGAAGCCGGTGGGGCTGCCGGACCCGAGGACCGGAGAAGAGCCCTTCGCGGTGGTGCAGCTGCGGCAGGACGACGCCGAGGGGCACCTGTTCAACATGGTCGGCTTCCAGACGCGCCTGAAGTGGGGCGAGCAGAAGCGGGTCTTCCGCATGATCCCGGGTCTCGAGAACGCGGAGTTCGCCCGGATGGGCGTGATGCACCGCAACACCTACATAAAGGCGAACCACACGCTGGAGGCCACCATGCGCCTCCGCACCGGGGAGCCGCTGTTCTTCGCCGGGCAGCTCACCGGGGTCGAGGGCTACGTGGAGTCGACCGCGATGGGCTACATCGCCGGTACCAACGCCGCCCGGCTGGCCCGGGGTGAGGAGCCGATAGAGCTGCCCCGGCAGACCATGATCGGGGCGCTGGCCCACTACATCACGACCAAGGACGGGACGCTGCAGCCGATAAACTCCAACTGGGGGCTCGTCCCTCCGGCTCCGAAGAAGGAGAACGGACGCCGCCTCGGAAAGCAGGAGCGCCGGGAGCGGCAGGCCCAAATGGCGCTCGCGGCCCTCGACGAGTTCCTCGGGGTCAGGGCGGCCGGGTAG
- a CDS encoding LuxR C-terminal-related transcriptional regulator, whose product MQSIAGERVFAGMKRVAHAQRTPEELLREAVVLLKKVVPFEGYAASVMDPLSGVPTGPMVFNREMGGREDVRFFFEHIYFEDDVNEYGWMARKGLATARLSDGTGGRLERALRYREFGRPRGFGHEMRAAMTMDGELWGGLCLAREKGDPDFSAKEAAFIEGILPHLTAGLRAAALRSGTGSRTSDGEPIGVLVLDRRGQVAQRAGGMDRWLEELGMRKPYREDGSDLPEAVWALVGMLKRTLAPRKGEDESMVPHLHVRGRSGRWLSLQASIGKGQDGSATQTVVVAAPSGPRELARINVAAYGLSEREREIANLVLRAHSTRQISRALYISESTVQGHLSHVFEKVGVRSRRELLKRLFFSSFPPEENASPTRPP is encoded by the coding sequence GTGCAGAGCATCGCCGGGGAGCGGGTTTTCGCCGGGATGAAGCGGGTGGCGCATGCGCAGAGAACCCCGGAGGAGCTTCTCCGGGAGGCGGTGGTGCTGCTGAAGAAGGTGGTGCCCTTCGAGGGTTATGCGGCGAGCGTGATGGACCCGCTGAGCGGGGTCCCGACCGGCCCGATGGTCTTCAACCGGGAGATGGGCGGCCGGGAGGATGTGCGCTTCTTCTTCGAGCACATCTACTTCGAAGACGACGTGAACGAGTACGGCTGGATGGCGAGGAAGGGTCTCGCCACGGCCCGCCTCTCCGACGGCACGGGGGGCAGGCTGGAGCGGGCGCTGAGATACAGGGAGTTCGGTCGGCCGCGGGGGTTCGGACACGAGATGCGGGCGGCGATGACGATGGACGGCGAGCTCTGGGGTGGGCTGTGCCTGGCACGGGAGAAGGGTGATCCTGACTTCTCGGCAAAGGAGGCCGCCTTCATAGAAGGCATCCTGCCGCACCTCACGGCCGGCCTGCGCGCGGCGGCGCTGCGCTCCGGAACGGGGAGCAGGACCTCGGACGGCGAGCCCATCGGGGTTCTCGTCCTGGACCGTCGCGGGCAAGTAGCGCAGAGAGCCGGCGGGATGGACCGGTGGCTGGAGGAGCTGGGCATGCGTAAGCCCTACAGAGAAGACGGGAGCGACCTGCCGGAGGCGGTCTGGGCGCTCGTCGGCATGCTGAAGCGCACGCTCGCACCGCGCAAGGGTGAAGACGAGTCGATGGTCCCGCACCTGCACGTGCGGGGGCGTTCGGGGCGGTGGCTCTCGCTGCAGGCTTCGATCGGCAAGGGTCAGGACGGCTCAGCGACCCAGACGGTCGTGGTGGCCGCCCCGAGCGGGCCGAGGGAGCTCGCCAGGATCAACGTCGCCGCCTACGGGCTGAGCGAGCGGGAGAGGGAGATAGCGAACCTCGTGCTGCGCGCCCACTCGACGCGTCAGATCTCCCGCGCGCTCTACATCTCGGAGTCGACGGTGCAGGGTCACCTCTCGCACGTCTTCGAGAAGGTCGGCGTGAGGAGCCGGCGGGAGCTGCTCAAGCGGCTCTTCTTCAGCAGCTTCCCGCCGGAAGAGAACGCCTCTCCTACCCGGCCGCCCTGA
- a CDS encoding nuclear transport factor 2 family protein yields the protein MTERKAAGRLDFEELRRASEQGDAEALISLYADDAELRIVNKNTPPSLPCLLRGREAIADYLRDVCGREMIHRIEGEVIGEDRAAFREACEYPDGTRVLAATTLELRDGRIARQVSVEAWDE from the coding sequence ATGACCGAGCGGAAGGCCGCCGGGAGGCTGGATTTCGAGGAGTTGCGCCGGGCGAGCGAGCAGGGGGATGCAGAGGCTTTGATCTCCCTCTACGCCGACGACGCCGAGCTGCGGATCGTCAACAAGAACACCCCGCCGAGCCTGCCCTGCCTGCTGCGCGGCAGAGAGGCGATAGCAGACTACCTGCGGGACGTCTGCGGTCGGGAGATGATCCACCGCATCGAGGGCGAGGTGATCGGGGAGGATCGCGCCGCGTTCAGGGAGGCGTGCGAGTACCCAGACGGGACCCGGGTCCTGGCCGCGACGACGCTGGAATTGCGTGACGGCAGGATCGCCCGGCAGGTGAGCGTCGAGGCCTGGGACGAGTAG
- a CDS encoding DUF2182 domain-containing protein yields the protein MEPTGAFAPAVLERWRRRENLLPGAFLAALAAAGWAYTIHQARGAGMGEATGPALFLAGWATMMVAMMLPATLPLFLLYRTLSRHRSGAGVAALLAGYLLVWIAAGLPVYAYSLLMEGMSPLLAVLPGLLLVAGGIYQFTALKRTCHVRCGSPLFFLMQRWRAGPSGALRLGVLHGVDCLGCCAGLMAGLVALGMMNPAWMLTAAVIVFAEKTLPGGHRLVRPLGVLMIAGGAVILGTALSGVWEAV from the coding sequence ATGGAGCCGACCGGCGCGTTTGCACCCGCAGTCCTCGAGAGATGGCGCAGGCGCGAGAATCTCCTGCCGGGGGCCTTCCTCGCGGCGCTGGCCGCCGCGGGCTGGGCATACACCATCCATCAGGCGCGAGGTGCGGGGATGGGCGAAGCCACGGGCCCCGCCCTCTTCCTGGCGGGCTGGGCGACGATGATGGTCGCGATGATGCTGCCGGCTACACTTCCCCTCTTCCTGCTCTACCGCACCCTCTCCCGCCACCGCTCCGGAGCGGGCGTGGCGGCCCTGCTCGCCGGCTACCTCCTCGTCTGGATCGCCGCGGGGCTGCCGGTCTACGCCTACAGCCTCCTGATGGAGGGGATGAGCCCGCTGCTTGCGGTCCTGCCGGGGCTGCTCCTCGTCGCCGGCGGAATCTACCAGTTCACGGCGCTCAAGCGCACCTGCCACGTCCGCTGCGGCAGCCCGCTCTTCTTCCTGATGCAGCGGTGGCGCGCGGGCCCGTCCGGTGCGTTGCGGCTGGGGGTGTTGCACGGCGTGGACTGCCTGGGCTGCTGCGCGGGCCTCATGGCCGGGCTGGTCGCCCTGGGGATGATGAACCCAGCCTGGATGCTCACGGCGGCCGTCATCGTCTTCGCCGAGAAGACTCTGCCCGGCGGTCACCGCCTCGTGCGCCCTCTCGGGGTACTGATGATCGCGGGCGGCGCGGTGATCCTGGGCACTGCGCTCTCTGGAGTATGGGAAGCCGTGTGA
- a CDS encoding sulfurtransferase TusA family protein, with translation MSPRRDVVVELDLRGSICPGPTVETLAVLKALPPGGRLTVITDYPPARQTIPRLVEQRRCSWRITEDDGKTFHMEIVKGG, from the coding sequence GTGAGCCCGCGGAGAGACGTGGTGGTGGAGCTGGACCTGCGGGGGAGCATCTGCCCGGGCCCCACGGTGGAGACCCTGGCCGTGCTGAAGGCCCTCCCTCCGGGAGGCAGGCTCACGGTCATCACGGACTACCCACCCGCCCGGCAGACCATCCCCCGCCTCGTCGAGCAGAGGAGGTGCTCCTGGCGGATAACAGAAGATGATGGGAAGACCTTCCACATGGAGATAGTGAAAGGCGGATGA
- a CDS encoding DUF1326 domain-containing protein: protein MAWRLRGTFFENCSCDMVCPCSTSGLTMPADQERCRAVLVFHVDSGWIEGVDVSGLTVAVLADTPRVMADGGWRVGLFMDEAASREQAGMLEAVFSGQLGGPMELLAPLIGEMLGVETAAIEYADDGRRHRVKIGDFAEIEVEDFVPPQTPEGEVSRLTGIFHPANSTLTIARATSSRVSAFGLEFSNVEKNGHSAPFAWAA, encoded by the coding sequence ATGGCGTGGCGACTGAGGGGAACCTTCTTCGAGAACTGTTCCTGCGACATGGTGTGCCCCTGCTCCACCTCGGGGCTGACGATGCCGGCCGACCAGGAACGCTGCCGGGCGGTGCTCGTCTTCCACGTCGACTCCGGTTGGATCGAGGGCGTAGACGTGAGCGGGCTCACCGTGGCCGTGCTCGCCGACACGCCCCGGGTCATGGCCGACGGCGGCTGGCGGGTCGGGCTGTTCATGGACGAGGCGGCCTCCCGGGAGCAGGCCGGGATGCTCGAAGCCGTCTTCTCCGGGCAGCTGGGCGGTCCGATGGAGCTACTCGCCCCTCTGATCGGGGAGATGCTGGGCGTGGAGACGGCGGCCATCGAGTACGCGGACGATGGTCGACGCCACCGGGTGAAGATCGGGGATTTCGCAGAGATCGAAGTCGAAGACTTCGTGCCACCTCAGACCCCGGAGGGGGAAGTCTCCAGGCTCACGGGGATATTTCATCCGGCCAACTCGACGCTGACTATTGCCCGGGCGACCAGCTCCCGGGTCTCAGCCTTCGGGTTGGAGTTCTCCAACGTGGAGAAGAACGGGCACTCCGCCCCCTTTGCCTGGGCGGCGTAG
- a CDS encoding FAD-binding oxidoreductase gives MAERENTVGRTPAEEVVREFAGRFRGEVILPDDEGYDPSRRVFNGMIDRRPAMVVRCTGVADVVAAVLFARAEGLEVAVRGGGHSVPGYGTCDGGMVIDLSPMKGMWVDSEARTAHAQAGLTWGEFDRETQLFGLAVTGGRVSSTGIAGLTLGGGSGWLERSLGFTADNLLSVEMVTAEGAFVRASETENAELFWGLRGGGGNFGIATSFEFRLHPVGPIVLGGMLLYPAERAPDLLRFYRDFVETAPEELGGGCAFITAPPEPFIPEQVQGTKLLAVIVCHAGPIEEGEEAIRPLREAFPPAMDMVQPMPYTVVQTLLDAANPPGMQHYWKAGFMNGLPDEAIDIIVESALRMTSPLTALALFPMGGAISRVGEDDTPLGPRGALYNYHALAQWADPAGFEQHAGWARELDAALRPWTDERIYLNFIGDEGEERVRTGYGPEKYRRLAALKREYDPDNFFHLNQNVRPAG, from the coding sequence ATGGCAGAACGAGAGAACACTGTAGGACGGACGCCCGCGGAGGAGGTCGTTCGGGAATTTGCCGGACGTTTCCGGGGCGAGGTGATCCTGCCGGATGATGAAGGATACGACCCTTCCCGCAGGGTCTTCAACGGCATGATCGACCGGCGCCCGGCCATGGTGGTCCGCTGCACCGGTGTTGCCGACGTGGTCGCCGCCGTCCTCTTCGCCCGGGCGGAAGGGCTCGAGGTGGCGGTCCGCGGCGGCGGGCACTCGGTCCCCGGCTACGGGACCTGCGACGGCGGCATGGTCATCGACCTCTCGCCGATGAAAGGCATGTGGGTGGATTCGGAAGCCCGAACGGCCCACGCCCAGGCCGGTCTTACCTGGGGCGAGTTCGACCGCGAGACGCAGCTCTTCGGGCTCGCCGTGACGGGCGGGAGGGTCTCCAGCACCGGGATCGCCGGGCTCACCCTGGGCGGTGGGAGCGGCTGGCTGGAGCGCAGCCTCGGCTTCACGGCGGACAACCTCCTCTCGGTGGAGATGGTCACCGCCGAGGGCGCTTTCGTCCGGGCGAGCGAGACCGAGAACGCGGAGCTCTTCTGGGGCTTGCGCGGAGGCGGGGGCAACTTCGGCATCGCGACCTCCTTCGAGTTCCGGCTGCATCCGGTCGGGCCGATCGTACTCGGCGGGATGCTGCTCTACCCCGCGGAGCGGGCCCCCGATCTCCTGCGCTTCTACCGCGACTTCGTCGAGACGGCGCCGGAGGAGCTCGGTGGGGGGTGCGCGTTTATCACCGCCCCTCCGGAGCCGTTCATCCCCGAGCAGGTGCAGGGGACGAAGCTCCTCGCCGTCATCGTCTGCCACGCGGGACCCATCGAGGAGGGGGAAGAGGCGATCCGGCCGCTACGCGAGGCCTTCCCGCCGGCGATGGACATGGTCCAGCCGATGCCCTACACGGTGGTCCAGACGCTGCTCGACGCTGCCAACCCTCCCGGGATGCAGCACTACTGGAAGGCGGGCTTCATGAACGGGTTGCCGGACGAGGCCATAGACATCATCGTCGAGAGCGCGCTGCGGATGACCTCGCCGCTGACGGCGCTGGCGCTCTTCCCGATGGGCGGTGCGATCTCCCGCGTGGGAGAAGACGATACCCCGCTCGGACCGCGGGGTGCCCTCTACAACTACCACGCGCTCGCGCAGTGGGCCGACCCGGCCGGGTTCGAGCAGCATGCGGGCTGGGCCAGGGAGCTCGACGCGGCGCTCCGACCCTGGACCGACGAGCGCATCTACCTCAACTTCATCGGCGACGAGGGAGAGGAGCGCGTACGCACCGGCTACGGTCCCGAGAAGTACCGGCGGCTCGCCGCCCTCAAGCGCGAGTACGACCCGGACAACTTCTTCCACCTCAACCAGAACGTACGGCCAGCGGGGTAG